In Gadus macrocephalus chromosome 4, ASM3116895v1, the following proteins share a genomic window:
- the slc38a2 gene encoding sodium-coupled neutral amino acid symporter 2 isoform X2: protein MKQLATKTEMSRFNISQGEDSSGSSNEFSYPDGQKVPIDGSYTANDDAENQNFLPDNNLGKKKYETEYHQGNASFGMSVFNLGNAIMGSGILGLSYAMANTGIALFVILLVAVAIFSLYSVHLLLKTANEGGSLVYEQLGYKAFGMPGKLAASCSITMQNIGAMSSYLYIVKYELPLVIQSFVGNNGEWYMNGDYLVIIVSTLIILPLSLLRNLGYLGYTSGFSLLCMVFFLIVVMYKKTQLTCPLHGFDVENATVTAMLNSTLALINESAVDYSEDVCTPKYFVFNSQTVYAVPILTFAFVCHPAILPMYEELKDRSRKKMQGVANVSFLAMFIMYLLAALFGYLTFNVNVEPELLHTYSKVYKNDLILLIVRLAVLTAVTLTVPVVLFPIRTSVNQLLCASKEFSWIRHIIITVVLLASTNLLVIFVPTIKDIFGFIGASAAAMLIFILPSAFYIKLVKKESMKSVQKIGATIFLICGIMVMFSTLTLIILDWTSTSNTDGKH, encoded by the exons ATGAAACAACTCGCCACCAAGACGGAGATGAGCCGCTTCAACATCTCCCAGGGAGAGGACAGCAGCGGCAGCTCCAACGAGTTCAGCTACCCGGACGGCCAGAAGGTCCCCATTGACGG CAGCTACACGGCCAATGATGACGCAGAGAACCAGAACTTTCTCCCCGACAACAACCTGGGCAAGAAGAAATATGAGACGGAATAC CACCAAGGAAACGCGTCGTTTGGGATGTCTGTGTTTAACTTGGGCAACGCCATCATGGGCAGCGGCATCCTGGGTCTGTCGTACGCCATGGCCAACACCGGCATCGCCCTCTTCGT GATCCTGCTGGTAGCGGTGGCCATCTTCTCCCTGTACTCTGTTCACCTGCTGCTGAAGACCGCCAACGAAGGAG GCTCCCTGGTGTACGAACAGCTGGGCTACAAGGCCTTTGGCATGCCCGGGAAACTGGCAGCCTCCTGCTCCATCACCATGCAGAACATCGGAG CCATGTCCAGCTACCTCTATATCGTGAAATACGAGCTTCCCCTCGTCATCCAATCCTTCGTGGGGAACAATGG AGAATGGTACATGAACGGAGACTACCTGGTGATCATCGTTTCTACGCTCATCATCCTTCCCCTCTCACTGCTCAGGAACCTgg gttACCTTGGTTACACGAGTGGTTTCTCCCTGCTCTGCATGGTCTTCTTCCTAATTGTG GTGATGTACAAGAAGACTCAACTGACTTGTCCTCTGCACGGCTTCGACGTCGAGAACGCCACGGTAACGGCCATGCTCAACAGCACACTGGCGCTCATCAACGAGTCGGCGGTGGACTACAGCGAGGACGTCTGCACTCCCAAATACTTTGTCTTCAACTCCCAG ACCGTCTACGctgttcctatcctcacctttGCCTTCGTCTGCCACCCTGCTATCCTCCCCATGTACGAGGAGCTCAAGGA CCGTTCCCGCAAGAAGATGCAGGGCGTGGCCAACGTGTCCTTCCTGGCCATGTTCATCATGTATCTGCTGGCCGCTCTGTTCGGATATCTGACCTTCAACG TGAACGTGGAGCCTGAGCTGCTGCACACCTACTCCAAGGTGTACAAGAACGACCTGATCCTGCTCATCGTACGCCTGGCCGTGCTGACCGCAGTCACTCTCACCGTGCCCGTGGTGCTGTTCCCC aTCCGTACCTCGGTCAACCAGCTGCTGTGTGCGTCCAAGGAGTTCAGCTGGATTCGCCACATCATTATCACCGTGGTCCTGCTGGCCAGCACCAACCTGCTGGTCATCTTCGTGCCCACCATCAAGGACATCTTCGGCTTCATCG GTGCCTCGGCCGCGGCCATGCTGATCTTCATCCTGCCGTCGGCCTTCTACATCAAGCTGGTCAAGAAGGAGTCCATGAAGTCTGTGCAGAAGATCGGG gccACCATCTTCCTCATCTGTGGGATCATGGTCATGTTCAGCACCCTGACCCTCATCATCCTCGACTGGACCTCGACCAGCAACACTGACGGCAAGCACTAG
- the slc38a2 gene encoding sodium-coupled neutral amino acid symporter 2 isoform X1, translating to MKQLATKTEMSRFNISQGEDSSGSSNEFSYPDGQKVPIDGSSYTANDDAENQNFLPDNNLGKKKYETEYHQGNASFGMSVFNLGNAIMGSGILGLSYAMANTGIALFVILLVAVAIFSLYSVHLLLKTANEGGSLVYEQLGYKAFGMPGKLAASCSITMQNIGAMSSYLYIVKYELPLVIQSFVGNNGEWYMNGDYLVIIVSTLIILPLSLLRNLGYLGYTSGFSLLCMVFFLIVVMYKKTQLTCPLHGFDVENATVTAMLNSTLALINESAVDYSEDVCTPKYFVFNSQTVYAVPILTFAFVCHPAILPMYEELKDRSRKKMQGVANVSFLAMFIMYLLAALFGYLTFNVNVEPELLHTYSKVYKNDLILLIVRLAVLTAVTLTVPVVLFPIRTSVNQLLCASKEFSWIRHIIITVVLLASTNLLVIFVPTIKDIFGFIGASAAAMLIFILPSAFYIKLVKKESMKSVQKIGATIFLICGIMVMFSTLTLIILDWTSTSNTDGKH from the exons ATGAAACAACTCGCCACCAAGACGGAGATGAGCCGCTTCAACATCTCCCAGGGAGAGGACAGCAGCGGCAGCTCCAACGAGTTCAGCTACCCGGACGGCCAGAAGGTCCCCATTGACGG CAGCAGCTACACGGCCAATGATGACGCAGAGAACCAGAACTTTCTCCCCGACAACAACCTGGGCAAGAAGAAATATGAGACGGAATAC CACCAAGGAAACGCGTCGTTTGGGATGTCTGTGTTTAACTTGGGCAACGCCATCATGGGCAGCGGCATCCTGGGTCTGTCGTACGCCATGGCCAACACCGGCATCGCCCTCTTCGT GATCCTGCTGGTAGCGGTGGCCATCTTCTCCCTGTACTCTGTTCACCTGCTGCTGAAGACCGCCAACGAAGGAG GCTCCCTGGTGTACGAACAGCTGGGCTACAAGGCCTTTGGCATGCCCGGGAAACTGGCAGCCTCCTGCTCCATCACCATGCAGAACATCGGAG CCATGTCCAGCTACCTCTATATCGTGAAATACGAGCTTCCCCTCGTCATCCAATCCTTCGTGGGGAACAATGG AGAATGGTACATGAACGGAGACTACCTGGTGATCATCGTTTCTACGCTCATCATCCTTCCCCTCTCACTGCTCAGGAACCTgg gttACCTTGGTTACACGAGTGGTTTCTCCCTGCTCTGCATGGTCTTCTTCCTAATTGTG GTGATGTACAAGAAGACTCAACTGACTTGTCCTCTGCACGGCTTCGACGTCGAGAACGCCACGGTAACGGCCATGCTCAACAGCACACTGGCGCTCATCAACGAGTCGGCGGTGGACTACAGCGAGGACGTCTGCACTCCCAAATACTTTGTCTTCAACTCCCAG ACCGTCTACGctgttcctatcctcacctttGCCTTCGTCTGCCACCCTGCTATCCTCCCCATGTACGAGGAGCTCAAGGA CCGTTCCCGCAAGAAGATGCAGGGCGTGGCCAACGTGTCCTTCCTGGCCATGTTCATCATGTATCTGCTGGCCGCTCTGTTCGGATATCTGACCTTCAACG TGAACGTGGAGCCTGAGCTGCTGCACACCTACTCCAAGGTGTACAAGAACGACCTGATCCTGCTCATCGTACGCCTGGCCGTGCTGACCGCAGTCACTCTCACCGTGCCCGTGGTGCTGTTCCCC aTCCGTACCTCGGTCAACCAGCTGCTGTGTGCGTCCAAGGAGTTCAGCTGGATTCGCCACATCATTATCACCGTGGTCCTGCTGGCCAGCACCAACCTGCTGGTCATCTTCGTGCCCACCATCAAGGACATCTTCGGCTTCATCG GTGCCTCGGCCGCGGCCATGCTGATCTTCATCCTGCCGTCGGCCTTCTACATCAAGCTGGTCAAGAAGGAGTCCATGAAGTCTGTGCAGAAGATCGGG gccACCATCTTCCTCATCTGTGGGATCATGGTCATGTTCAGCACCCTGACCCTCATCATCCTCGACTGGACCTCGACCAGCAACACTGACGGCAAGCACTAG